A genomic segment from Nicotiana sylvestris chromosome 1, ASM39365v2, whole genome shotgun sequence encodes:
- the LOC104218975 gene encoding long chain acyl-CoA synthetase 6, peroxisomal: MESSAERRLKAIQNHLVPVIDDRSLSFIRSNPTAGEFVQGQGFSVVLPEKLQTGKWNVYRSARSPLKLITRFPDHPEIATLHDNFEHAVQTYQDYKYLGTRIRVDGTIGDYKWMTYGEAGTARTAIGSGLHYYGLQPGARVGLYFINRPEWLIVDHACSAYSYSSVPLYDTLGPDAVKYIVNHADVQAIFCVPGTLNTLLTFLSEIPSVRLIVVVGGIDEHLPSLPSTTGMKLLSYTRLLSQGRSSMQPFCPPKPEDIATICYTSGTTGTPKGVVLSHANLIASVAGMTLSIKFYPSDIYISYLPLAHIYERANQITSAYYGVAVGFYQGDNLKLMDDLAALRPTIFSSVPRLYNRIYAGITNAVQTSGVLKQRLFNAAYNSKKQAVMNGRKPSPMWDRLVFNKIKDKLGGRVRLMTSGASPLSPDVMEFLRVCFGCLVMEGYGMTETSCVISSMDDSDLLTGHVGSPNPACEIKLVDVPEMSYTSEDQPHPRGEICVRGPIIFEGYYKDEVQTREVIDEDGWLHTGDIGLWLPGGRLKIIDRKKNIFKLAQGEYIAPEKIENVYAKCKFVAQCFVYGDSFNSSLVAVVCVEPDVFKEWASSEGIKYESLGQLCNDPRAKAAVLAEMDAVGREAQLRGFEFAKAVTLVIEPFTIENGLLTPTFKVKRPQAKAYFAKAISDMYNELSTSDPAAQKSL, translated from the exons ATGGAATCATCGGCAGAGCGACGTCTGAAAGCTATTCAAAACCATCTTGTTCCGGTCATCGATGACCGGTCACTCTCATTCATCCGGTCAAACCCAACCGCCGGCGAATTTGTTCAAG GTCAGGGTTTCAGCGTAGTTCTTCCTGAAAAATTGCAGACAGGAAAATGGAATGTGTACAG ATCTGCACGATCTCCTCTGAAGCTTATTACTAGATTCCCTGATCATCCTGAAATTGCTACACTACATGATAACTTTGA ACATGCAGTTCAAACCTATCAGGATTACAAATACTTGGGTACACGTATTCGGGTAGATGGAACTATTGGAGA CTACAAATGGATGACATATGGAGAGGCAGGGACTGCTCGGACTGCAATTGGTTCTGGACTTCACTATTATGGATTGCAACCG GGTGCTCGCGTGGGACTTTATTTCATAAATAGGCCTGAGTGGCTGATCGTAGACCATGCCTGCTCAGCGTATTCATATTCTTCAGTCCCACTATATGACACTCTTG GTCCTGATGCTGTTAAATATATTGTCAATCATGCTGATGTACAGGCCATTTTTTGTGTGCCTGGTACCTTGAACACG TTGTTGACCTTTTTATCGGAGATTCCTTCTGTACGTTTGATTGTG GTAGTGGGTGGGATAGATGAACATCTGCCATCTCTTCCATCTACAACGGGAATGAAGCTCTTATCATATACAAGGCTGCTGAGTCAG GGCCGCAGCAGTATGCAACCCTTTTGCCCTCCCAAGCCTGAAGACATTGCTACCATATGCTATACAAGTGGTACTACGGGTACACCAAAG GGTGTCGTACTATCCCATGCGAACCTGATAGCAAGTGTTGCGGGCATGACCCTTTCCATCAAGTTTTATCCTTCTGACAT ATACATATCCTATCTTCCTCTCGCGCACATCTATGAACGTGCCAACCAAATTACATCGGCATATTATGGTGTTGCTGTTGGCTTCTACCAAGGG GACAATCTGAAATTGATGGATGATTTGGCGGCACTTAGACCTACAATATTTAGCAGTGTTCCTCGTCTGTACAACAGGATATATGCTGG GATCACAAATGCTGTACAAACTTCTGGCGTTCTGAAGCAGAGACTGTTCAATGCTGCCTACAACTCTAAGAAGCAAGCTGTCATGAATG GTAGAAAACCATCACCAATGTGGGATAGATTGGTATTCAACAAAATAAAGGACAAACTGGGGGGGCGAGTTCGTCTTATGACCTCAGGTGCTTCACCATTGTCGCCAGACGTGATGGAGTTCTTGAGAGT ATGTTTTGGCTGTCTAGTAATGGAAGGGTATGGCATGACTGAGACTTCATGTGTCATAAGCTCAATGGACGATAGTGATCTCTTAACTGGTCATGTTGGTTCACCAAATCCTGCGTGTG AGATAAAACTCGTGGATGTTCCGGAAATGAGTTACACATCAGAAGATCAGCCTCATCCTCGTGGAGAGATTTGTGTTAGAGGTCCTATTATTTTTGAAGGCTATTACAAAGATGAAGTGCAGAC GAGGGAGGTAATTGATGAAGACGGGTGGCTGCATACTGGTGATATTGGATTATGGTTACCTGGAGGCCGCTTGAAGATTATTGATAG GAAGAAGAATATCTTCAAGTTGGCACAAGGTGAATACATAGCTCCTGAGAAAATTGAGAATGTTTATGCCAAATGCAAATTTGTTGCACAGTGCTTTGTCTATG GTGATAGCTTTAATTCCTCTTTAGTAGCAGTGGTTTGTGTAGAGCCAGATGTCTTTAAGGAATGGGCATCATCTGAGGGAATCAAG TATGAAAGTTTGGGACAACTGTGTAATGATCCAAGAGCAAAGGCTGCAGTTCTTGCTGAGATGGATGCTGTCGGAAGGGAAGCGCAG TTGAGAGGTTTCGAATTTGCAAAAGCTGTAACATTGGTTATCGAGCCTTTCACGATCGAAAATGGTCTGCTCACTCCCACATTCAAG GTGAAGAGACCGCAGGCAAAGGCTTATTTTGCCAAAGCAATATCTGATATGTATAATGAGCTTTCTACATCAGATCCAGCAGCCCAGAAATCGCTATGA